A single genomic interval of uncultured Pseudodesulfovibrio sp. harbors:
- the rpsJ gene encoding 30S ribosomal protein S10, producing MAASMASDRIRIKLKAYDYRILDKAVTEIVDTARNTGAAIAGPVPLPTDIHRTTIQKSVHVDKKSREQFEMRIHKRLLDILEPTQQTVDALGKLSLPAGVDVEIKL from the coding sequence ATGGCTGCTTCGATGGCGAGCGATCGCATCAGAATCAAACTGAAAGCATACGATTATCGTATTCTGGACAAAGCGGTGACCGAGATTGTCGACACCGCCCGGAATACCGGTGCTGCAATTGCGGGCCCTGTTCCGCTGCCCACCGATATCCATCGTACCACCATCCAGAAGTCTGTTCACGTTGACAAGAAGTCCCGTGAGCAGTTCGAAATGCGTATTCACAAGCGCCTTCTGGACATCCTTGAACCCACTCAGCAGACCGTCGACGCCTTGGGCAAGCTCTCGCTTCCCGCCGGTGTTGATGTCGAGATCAAACTCTAG
- the rplC gene encoding 50S ribosomal protein L3, protein MMKTLGILGKKLGMTRIFKDDGTVCPVTVIEAGPCPVMQIKTQDKEGYNALQVGYDAIAERKVNKPMKGHMAKAGKELYRHLKEFPLDTVEEYELGQEITVDIFAAGDKVKVTGTSKGKGFQGVMKRHNFAGSRASHGAEKVHRVPGSVGNATFPGRVWKGKKMPGQMGNARVTVSNVEIVDVRPEDNVLVVKGQIPGANGGLVMIRKNG, encoded by the coding sequence ATTATGAAAACTCTTGGAATTCTCGGGAAAAAACTGGGTATGACCCGCATCTTCAAGGATGACGGTACTGTCTGCCCCGTGACTGTGATCGAAGCCGGACCCTGTCCGGTCATGCAGATCAAGACACAGGACAAGGAAGGCTACAACGCCCTGCAGGTCGGCTATGACGCCATTGCCGAGCGCAAGGTGAACAAGCCCATGAAGGGCCACATGGCCAAGGCCGGTAAGGAACTCTATCGTCACCTCAAGGAATTTCCCCTTGATACCGTCGAAGAGTACGAGCTTGGTCAGGAAATCACCGTCGACATCTTTGCCGCCGGTGACAAGGTCAAGGTTACCGGTACCAGCAAGGGTAAAGGTTTCCAGGGCGTCATGAAGCGTCACAACTTCGCTGGCTCCCGCGCATCCCACGGTGCCGAGAAGGTTCACCGCGTTCCCGGTTCCGTCGGTAACGCCACCTTCCCCGGCCGCGTCTGGAAGGGCAAGAAGATGCCCGGACAGATGGGTAACGCCCGTGTGACCGTATCCAACGTCGAGATCGTCGATGTCAGGCCTGAGGACAACGTCCTCGTGGTGAAGGGACAGATTCCCGGAGCCAACGGCGGCCTCGTCATGATCCGCAAGAACGGTTAG
- the rplD gene encoding 50S ribosomal protein L4, whose protein sequence is MAKLQVVDQNNTKVGDIELAPEVFEVEVQPEVLNLVVRYQRASVRQGTHATKNRALKSGGGRKPWRQKGTGRARAGSNRSPLWRGGATTFGPQPRDYSFKVNKKVRKLALQMALSSRVAEEKLTVVNSIDLAEAKTKAFAAVADKLGFGKTLIVAKDADEKLVLSARNMPHIKVIEADKLNVYDVLLYPELVMLESAAKDVQERLK, encoded by the coding sequence ATGGCAAAATTACAAGTTGTCGATCAGAATAATACGAAAGTGGGTGACATCGAACTGGCTCCTGAGGTTTTCGAGGTTGAAGTTCAGCCTGAAGTCCTCAACCTGGTCGTTCGTTACCAGCGCGCATCCGTGCGTCAGGGTACCCACGCTACCAAGAACCGCGCCCTGAAGAGTGGCGGCGGACGCAAGCCTTGGCGTCAGAAGGGCACCGGTCGTGCCCGCGCAGGCTCTAACCGTTCCCCGCTGTGGCGTGGCGGTGCGACCACCTTTGGTCCGCAGCCCCGCGACTACTCCTTCAAGGTTAACAAGAAGGTCCGCAAGCTTGCCCTGCAGATGGCTTTGTCCTCCCGTGTCGCTGAAGAGAAGCTGACCGTGGTCAATTCCATCGATCTCGCAGAAGCCAAGACCAAGGCCTTCGCTGCAGTCGCTGACAAGCTCGGTTTCGGCAAAACCCTGATCGTGGCAAAGGACGCTGACGAAAAGCTCGTGCTTTCCGCCCGCAACATGCCCCACATCAAGGTCATCGAAGCTGACAAGCTGAATGTTTACGACGTGCTGCTGTACCCCGAGCTGGTTATGCTCGAGTCTGCCGCCAAAGACGTTCAAGAGAGGTTGAAGTAA